From one Phocaeicola salanitronis DSM 18170 genomic stretch:
- a CDS encoding RagB/SusD family nutrient uptake outer membrane protein, which yields MKVYRYLAVLLAGCLMLGSCSDFLDTESPSEQTSQVIYENEGLARSALMGVYSIMTGTYVYGQKMSVNWQGVSDIELASGYQDDPSTSGADNGIANYFCNWYLENTKWEDIFKMAELASTAVEGIRNSSMLEGSSTLRGYLGEALVLRSLAYFELVRRYGDIPYKEGTSNSDLSNVYMGKIDRDSIYSGIIRDMEEAIDYLPWMGASDYNAERVTKGFAKGLLARIALFAGGWSVRDGNQFPDNGKVEHYPNTEGNPGMAEVNGYYIGRPLNWRDYYKIAAQQCAELIGDPENPHQLDPDYGDIWKTVCADQYNKYNENMFEVANGVGYSGDIGTLMGRQMDGNLGYGQRGFGGTYVSTNAYYFYSFTPTDQRRDYACYWPTYKADSDWGDKANREVMNNDIMNVRLGKWSFWWTSDTYRSIAATATARTPTGINWILMRYPDVLLMFAEARYALDGNANQIDPVAGISPRQALEQVRERAFGAGSPEIANYDSDFFEAIVNERAWEFGGESIRKLDLVRWGLLDSKIEEMKQAMLYMMDGTKEVRIFDKVYQPSSFPTKLYYAYDGNKEFIDWSTVNFYSQRNANPDPNVYREINWFPNNYWDNDPENPQTADDAETLIKNSGKVLACASGLRASYDYSNLISALRWGNEIQTWINQNIHQLGNNECNYRHLYPIYYEDVYKSDGYLSNSYGY from the coding sequence ATGAAAGTATATAGATATTTAGCTGTTTTGCTTGCAGGATGTTTGATGTTGGGGTCTTGCAGCGATTTTTTAGATACGGAGTCCCCGTCCGAGCAGACATCACAAGTCATTTATGAGAATGAGGGATTGGCGCGTTCCGCCCTTATGGGAGTTTATTCTATTATGACCGGTACCTACGTTTATGGACAGAAGATGTCGGTCAATTGGCAGGGGGTGTCGGATATTGAGTTGGCAAGCGGTTATCAGGATGATCCGTCTACTTCCGGTGCGGATAATGGCATCGCCAATTATTTTTGTAATTGGTACTTGGAGAATACGAAATGGGAAGATATTTTTAAAATGGCGGAACTGGCGAGTACGGCGGTGGAAGGCATTCGGAATTCTTCTATGCTGGAAGGTTCTTCTACCTTGCGAGGTTATTTAGGCGAAGCGTTGGTGTTGCGTTCGTTGGCCTACTTCGAATTAGTTCGCCGTTACGGTGACATTCCTTATAAGGAAGGTACTTCAAATTCAGACCTTTCTAATGTATATATGGGCAAGATAGACCGCGACAGTATCTATAGCGGTATCATTCGTGATATGGAGGAAGCGATTGATTATTTGCCTTGGATGGGAGCTTCCGATTATAATGCGGAACGTGTGACGAAAGGTTTTGCTAAAGGGCTCTTGGCACGTATCGCTTTGTTTGCCGGAGGATGGTCGGTGCGCGACGGCAATCAGTTCCCTGATAATGGGAAGGTAGAACACTATCCTAATACGGAAGGAAATCCGGGAATGGCGGAAGTGAATGGCTATTATATCGGCCGTCCGCTCAATTGGCGTGATTATTATAAAATTGCGGCGCAACAATGTGCCGAGTTGATTGGTGATCCGGAGAATCCCCATCAGTTAGATCCTGACTATGGCGATATTTGGAAGACTGTTTGTGCAGACCAATATAATAAGTATAACGAAAATATGTTTGAAGTGGCTAATGGCGTTGGGTATAGTGGTGATATCGGTACATTGATGGGGCGCCAGATGGATGGAAATTTAGGGTACGGGCAGCGTGGCTTCGGCGGTACATACGTCAGCACGAACGCTTACTACTTCTATTCGTTCACTCCTACGGACCAACGCCGTGACTATGCTTGCTATTGGCCTACTTATAAAGCCGATTCCGACTGGGGAGACAAAGCCAACCGCGAAGTGATGAATAATGATATTATGAATGTACGTCTGGGCAAATGGAGTTTTTGGTGGACATCGGATACATACCGATCGATTGCGGCTACGGCTACAGCCCGTACTCCGACCGGCATCAACTGGATTCTGATGCGTTATCCGGATGTCTTGCTGATGTTTGCCGAGGCGCGGTATGCGCTCGACGGCAATGCCAATCAGATTGATCCGGTGGCGGGCATCAGCCCTCGCCAGGCTTTGGAGCAAGTGCGCGAACGTGCTTTCGGGGCAGGATCTCCGGAAATCGCCAACTATGACTCCGATTTCTTTGAAGCTATCGTAAACGAACGTGCTTGGGAGTTCGGTGGGGAAAGTATCCGTAAGCTTGACTTGGTGCGTTGGGGATTGTTGGATAGCAAAATCGAAGAGATGAAGCAAGCGATGCTGTACATGATGGACGGGACGAAGGAAGTGAGGATTTTCGATAAGGTTTACCAGCCGAGCAGTTTCCCGACCAAGTTGTATTATGCATACGATGGCAATAAGGAATTTATCGATTGGTCTACGGTGAACTTTTATTCGCAACGTAATGCGAATCCCGACCCTAATGTGTATCGTGAAATCAATTGGTTCCCCAATAATTATTGGGATAATGATCCGGAGAATCCGCAGACAGCCGATGACGCTGAAACGCTGATTAAGAATTCGGGAAAGGTTTTGGCCTGTGCTTCCGGCTTGCGCGCTTCGTATGATTATAGCAATCTGATCAGCGCTTTGCGATGGGGAAATGAGATTCAAACTTGGATAAACCAGAATATCCATCAGTTAGGTAATAATGAGTGTAATTATCGGCATCTTTACCCGATTTATTACGAAGATGTCTATAAGTCTGATGGTTACTTGTCTAATTCTTATGGGTATTGA
- a CDS encoding porin family protein, producing the protein MMKRLYILIITGLCLLGASPAQAQLQDQRSNLSIGVNGGVNISSVSFSPSIKESKLIGPEFGVTIRYIGEKYFKMLCGIQGEINFSQRGWKENIDDGTGDTYHRTMSYIEIPLLAHLAFGKDKGNGVRFVLNLGPQIGYLISEKETMSASWDPSGRTPNEQYGKMADRKFDYGIIGGGGMEVRTGIGNFILEARYYYGLSDFYNNSKKDPFGRSGHSYIGARLTYLFDLKK; encoded by the coding sequence ATACTTATCATTACCGGACTATGCCTGCTGGGGGCATCTCCCGCCCAGGCGCAACTGCAAGACCAGCGGAGCAACCTCTCCATAGGCGTAAACGGCGGCGTCAACATCAGCTCGGTCAGCTTTAGCCCGAGCATCAAGGAAAGCAAGCTCATCGGTCCGGAATTCGGTGTCACGATACGCTACATCGGCGAAAAATATTTCAAAATGCTATGCGGCATCCAAGGCGAGATAAACTTCTCGCAAAGAGGCTGGAAAGAAAACATCGACGACGGGACGGGAGACACCTACCACCGCACGATGAGCTACATCGAAATCCCCCTGCTTGCCCACCTGGCTTTCGGGAAAGACAAGGGGAACGGCGTGCGTTTCGTGCTCAACCTGGGCCCGCAAATCGGATACCTGATATCGGAAAAAGAAACGATGAGCGCCTCGTGGGACCCCTCGGGACGCACTCCCAACGAACAGTACGGCAAAATGGCAGACCGGAAATTCGATTACGGCATCATAGGAGGCGGAGGCATGGAAGTGCGTACCGGCATCGGAAACTTCATACTCGAAGCCCGGTATTATTACGGCTTGAGCGACTTCTACAACAATTCGAAGAAAGACCCGTTCGGGCGTTCGGGACATTCGTACATCGGTGCCCGGCTGACTTATCTGTTTGACTTAAAGAAATAA
- a CDS encoding diacylglycerol kinase family protein, giving the protein MKNDGFTFRKRMKSFRYAFRGIYLLVRYEHNAWIHCAITACVLAAGFLAGLSRIEWVAIVLCIGMVFAAEALNSSIEALADRVSPAYDEAIRRTKDLAAGAVLILAIASAAIGLLIFIPKLY; this is encoded by the coding sequence ATGAAAAACGACGGCTTTACCTTCCGCAAGCGGATGAAGAGTTTCCGCTATGCATTCCGCGGGATATACCTGCTCGTCCGCTACGAACATAATGCGTGGATACATTGCGCCATCACCGCATGCGTGCTGGCGGCAGGCTTTCTTGCCGGATTATCGCGCATCGAATGGGTCGCCATCGTCCTGTGCATCGGCATGGTATTTGCCGCCGAAGCCCTCAATTCCTCCATCGAGGCGCTTGCCGACAGGGTATCTCCAGCATACGATGAAGCCATCAGGCGGACCAAAGACTTAGCCGCCGGAGCCGTATTGATTCTCGCCATCGCTTCCGCGGCAATCGGGCTTTTGATATTTATCCCCAAACTATACTGA
- a CDS encoding DUF5123 domain-containing protein, whose amino-acid sequence MKKTGLYLLAGLFIGGMAACEDANDWGYDAAHDRPFRPTQFETVEELPTSVQVSFKGVQDATKYVFEFSKGDSLLFNNIVRTDEVLADTLTPFSESPLVVSTEYRVWFQDLDGTSRYSIRMKGVDERTGRESGYIALCFDTPNEQIFTNVIPGTNSAVLNWDATKEATTIKYGEEVETQPETETTPAVLDTIWAEPVALTSDMQGQLTLEGLKSGTNYIAQIWNNAADEVLRGTYDFRTLGSATAAPIEVKAGDDINALLAGQTGDVTLSFSGDAAYTAGELIVPEGIANLYIAGNMVNGQMPKLTMGKFTFQAPLNNVYVQYVDIVSDGSAQFLVEIGDANFFKNITFEGCNISDVPRSIVRLNSGDAEVEGITISGCLIHNVALSGYGLLNIGKAKSLQSVVIRNNTLWNITDQIIDLRVEVEEFEYTQNTFYNDANTGIPKFFRLDKQPKSITVTSSIFSGPNGGSKTNAGNSDYNWLSYAGCYRTSDLQIDSREFTDARVLSYTAAELFADPDNGDFHFNPDLHFEGDGEAGDSRWWTK is encoded by the coding sequence ATGAAAAAAACTGGATTATATTTATTGGCAGGGCTATTCATTGGGGGAATGGCCGCTTGTGAAGATGCCAACGACTGGGGATACGATGCGGCCCACGACCGCCCGTTCCGTCCTACGCAGTTCGAAACGGTAGAAGAGCTTCCTACTTCGGTGCAAGTCAGTTTCAAAGGCGTGCAAGACGCGACGAAGTATGTGTTCGAGTTTAGCAAGGGCGATAGCCTGTTGTTCAATAACATTGTGCGCACAGATGAAGTGCTGGCGGATACGTTGACTCCTTTTAGCGAATCGCCGTTGGTGGTTTCTACAGAATACCGTGTTTGGTTTCAGGATTTGGACGGGACGTCCCGCTACTCGATTCGGATGAAAGGAGTTGATGAAAGGACAGGCCGTGAATCGGGCTACATCGCCCTTTGTTTTGATACGCCGAACGAGCAAATCTTTACCAATGTGATTCCGGGCACTAATTCTGCGGTACTGAATTGGGATGCCACAAAAGAAGCTACTACCATTAAGTACGGCGAAGAAGTGGAAACGCAGCCTGAAACGGAAACCACTCCGGCGGTTCTGGATACCATTTGGGCGGAGCCGGTTGCATTGACATCCGATATGCAAGGGCAGCTTACATTGGAAGGGCTGAAGAGCGGAACGAATTATATTGCCCAGATTTGGAACAATGCGGCAGATGAGGTGCTGCGGGGTACATACGATTTCCGTACGTTAGGTTCGGCTACGGCGGCGCCGATTGAAGTAAAGGCCGGGGATGACATCAATGCCTTGCTGGCCGGGCAGACGGGTGATGTGACGCTATCGTTCAGTGGCGATGCGGCCTATACAGCCGGAGAACTGATTGTGCCGGAAGGCATTGCCAACCTATATATTGCCGGCAATATGGTGAACGGGCAGATGCCGAAACTGACGATGGGTAAGTTTACGTTCCAAGCTCCGTTGAATAATGTCTATGTGCAATACGTGGATATTGTCAGCGATGGAAGTGCGCAGTTCTTGGTCGAAATCGGTGATGCGAACTTCTTCAAGAACATTACGTTCGAAGGATGCAACATCAGTGATGTGCCTCGCAGCATTGTCCGCCTGAATTCCGGCGATGCAGAAGTGGAAGGCATTACCATCAGCGGTTGCTTGATTCATAATGTGGCATTGAGCGGTTACGGATTATTGAATATCGGTAAGGCTAAATCGCTCCAGTCGGTTGTCATCCGTAATAATACCCTTTGGAATATAACGGACCAAATTATCGACTTGCGTGTGGAAGTAGAAGAATTCGAATACACCCAGAACACGTTCTATAACGATGCGAATACGGGAATTCCTAAGTTTTTCCGTCTTGACAAGCAGCCGAAGTCAATTACGGTAACCAGCTCCATTTTCTCGGGCCCGAATGGCGGAAGCAAGACGAACGCAGGAAATAGCGATTACAATTGGCTGAGTTATGCCGGTTGTTACCGCACCTCCGATTTGCAGATTGATAGTCGTGAATTTACCGATGCGCGCGTGTTGAGCTATACGGCAGCCGAATTGTTTGCAGATCCGGACAACGGTGATTTCCATTTCAATCCGGATTTGCATTTTGAGGGAGACGGCGAGGCCGGTGATTCGCGCTGGTGGACAAAATAA
- a CDS encoding exodeoxyribonuclease III — MKLISWNVNGLRACCDKGFRDAFTRLNADFFCLQETKMQAGQLDLAFDGYTSYWNYAEKKGYSGTAIFTRHQPLNVSYGMGIDEHDREGRVITLEMENFYLVTVYTPNSQDGLKRLDYRMTWEDAFRRYLLELDAKKPVLVCGDLNVAHKEIDLKNPKTNRMNAGFTDQEREKFQTLLDAGFIDTFRYFYPEQEGIYSWWSYRFRAREKNAGWRIDYFLASARLAGKLESAAIHTEIFGSDHCPVEVCVRI, encoded by the coding sequence ATGAAACTCATCTCTTGGAACGTAAACGGACTGCGGGCGTGCTGCGACAAAGGCTTCCGCGACGCATTCACCCGGCTAAATGCCGATTTCTTCTGCCTGCAGGAGACCAAAATGCAGGCAGGGCAGCTCGACCTGGCTTTCGACGGCTATACCTCGTATTGGAACTATGCCGAGAAGAAAGGCTATTCGGGCACCGCCATCTTTACCCGCCACCAGCCCCTGAACGTAAGCTACGGCATGGGCATCGACGAGCACGACCGTGAAGGACGTGTCATCACCTTGGAAATGGAGAACTTCTATTTAGTAACGGTCTATACCCCCAACTCGCAGGACGGACTGAAGCGCCTGGACTACCGGATGACGTGGGAGGATGCCTTCCGCCGGTACCTCTTGGAACTTGACGCAAAGAAGCCCGTGCTGGTATGCGGCGACCTGAACGTGGCGCACAAGGAGATAGACCTGAAGAATCCGAAGACCAACCGCATGAACGCAGGCTTCACCGACCAGGAACGCGAGAAGTTCCAGACCCTGCTGGACGCGGGATTCATCGATACGTTCCGCTATTTCTATCCCGAACAGGAAGGCATTTACTCGTGGTGGTCGTACCGCTTCCGGGCACGCGAGAAGAACGCGGGGTGGCGCATCGATTACTTCCTCGCCTCGGCACGGCTCGCCGGCAAGCTGGAGAGCGCAGCCATCCATACCGAAATATTCGGTTCCGACCATTGCCCGGTAGAGGTGTGCGTAAGGATATGA
- a CDS encoding phosphatase PAP2 family protein, with the protein MKLKAFTLYILLLLTLPLSAQQIEVSGSRKAVRTSGDVGAVLLPVAGLTAVLIQKDWEGLKQGAFSALATAGVTYALKYSIRKDRPDHSDRHSFPSMHTATSFAAAAFIQRRYGWKWGLPAYVLSTYVGWSRIYGKKHDGWDVLAGAAIGAGCSYIFTRPFAQKHQLTINPVAGDGCVGIYTSMRF; encoded by the coding sequence ATGAAGCTGAAAGCATTTACACTGTACATCCTGCTCCTCCTTACGCTTCCGCTTTCCGCCCAGCAAATCGAGGTCAGCGGTTCGCGCAAGGCGGTGCGCACGTCGGGCGATGTGGGAGCGGTATTGCTTCCCGTGGCAGGACTGACCGCCGTATTGATTCAAAAAGACTGGGAAGGGTTGAAACAAGGGGCATTCTCCGCCCTTGCCACGGCAGGCGTCACGTATGCCCTGAAGTACAGCATCAGGAAAGACCGCCCCGACCACAGCGACCGCCATTCGTTCCCCTCGATGCATACCGCCACATCGTTTGCCGCGGCGGCATTCATCCAAAGGCGGTACGGCTGGAAATGGGGGCTTCCGGCATACGTGCTGTCCACCTACGTGGGCTGGAGCCGGATATACGGCAAAAAGCATGACGGATGGGACGTACTTGCCGGAGCAGCCATCGGCGCCGGATGCTCGTACATCTTCACCCGCCCGTTTGCCCAAAAGCATCAGCTGACAATCAATCCCGTAGCAGGCGACGGATGTGTCGGGATTTATACTTCGATGAGGTTTTAA